GCTACCATCGTCAGCACCGTAGAAAACCTCTACTCCGTGTTCGCAGGTGTTTGCAACGCCTTCCTTGCCGGTAGCCCTTTCCCTTATCTCGATGGTGTGACATATTTTCTCCGCCTGAACCAGTTTCTCGTATTCGTTCATAGTTTTCGTCCTTTCTTTTCAGTTTGGCGGTTTCTCGTTGGAGGCAAATCCGGCTATCTATCTTCACAATTCACAGTCATAATTTCTCAAAATTCGGCAAAGATTCACCCGCAGATTTCAATTCATTCCTCAAGTCTTGCACGGATATTGAACGTATACAGATGTTACAGGCACTCTGGGATTTCTCCTCGAAATATAACACCATGAACCCCGGCGGCGTAATATCCGCAGTTAGAACCGGACAGCTTGACGCTTCATCAATATCGTGTGGGGCTGTAAGGAAAGCTCTCGTATGGCGTTCGTACAATAAGGCAACGTATTATTTTCGGAATGATGACAAAGTAGAGTATCATGAAATAGTGCAATGGGCAGCGGGTAAAGTGGGAGTACCGGAAAATAAAATAGAGACATTCTCAACATATCAGCTTGAGAAGGAAGTATCACAAAAATTTTTCTCTAAAGTTTGGGACAGTCTTCCCCCACAACAAAGGGAAACTATAATCAAGGACTTAAATTTGAAAAGGGCTTGGACGCTTGACCTTGTTGAAGCTGTGCAGAAAGTTTATGACTTGGTAACTGACCCGCGCACTCTGGTGATGAGTATATTGGGCAGTACTGTGGGTTATGCTTTTGCGGAAAGCGATACTGTCTGCATGTTCATAATGACGGTAAGCATGATAAAGTCCAAATAACAAAAAATGCTCCCCATATTTCAGAGGAGCATTAATTCTCACGTTATGACAGCACGCTCAAATCTCCCGCCTCAAGGAATAATTTATTGCACTCCCTGAGCAACGCTATGCGGTTGTTCCTGACTCTTTCGTCCTTGTCCATTACCATGACATCATCAAAGAATTTCCCGACAACAGGCGACAATTCCGCGAGAATTTTTGCGAGTCCCTCCCAGTCGTAGGCGTCCACAGATTTACGCACAGAGTCGGCAACTCTCATGATTTCGGCGTAAAGATTCTTCTCCGCTTCAACAGTCATCAACGACTCATCCGGCTTAACGTCAGCAATGTTTTTCGCGTTCTTTGCGAGAATGTTCTTGACCCTCAGAGCTGAGGCCGCAAGACCCGTGAACCAGTCCTCAGACTTTACGCGGCTCAGAGTCTCAATCAGCTTCAGTGCCTGGTACGGGACATTCCCCGCTACAGCCATTCCGAGATTCACGAGTTCAGCGTCATAGCCCCTTTCACGCAGTTGTCCGCCGAGTCTCTGCTGAATGAACGCCAGAATTTTTGCCTTCACGGAGTCGTCAACGTCATTAATCCTGCATGACTCCGCGACAGCTTCGGCCATGTCGAAATTGTAGCCCCGTGCGAATAACGTCTCATTAATGCACCGCGCCGCCCGCCTGAGTCCGTAGGGATCCTGTGAGCTTGTAGCCTCAAGCCCGGCTTTGTGGCACGCCGTAATCACATGCACACGTTCAGCCAGTCCCAGCACCGCACCGACATCATCTGTCGGAGTCTTCCCGGAGGCCGTCAGCGGCAAATACTGCTCATACAGCGCAAGGGCGACTCTTGGGTCTTCCCCGGCGGCTTTGGCGTACTCGCGTCCCATTACGCCCTGAAGGTCTGTGAACTCGAATACCATCGACGTAACGAGGTCTGCTTTCGACAAGTACGCGGCACGGTCAACAAGAGACGCTATACCGTCCATACCGTAGCGGCGGCAGAACCATAACGCCAATTTTCGAGTCAGCATTACTTTGTCGTAAACAGTGCCTAATTTTTCCTGATACGTTACGGATTTCAGGCGTTCGACATATGACGCAAGCGGAATTTTCCTGTCCTCGTCCCAGAAAAACGCGGCATCCTCAAGCCTTGCCCGCAGGACTCTCTCGTTGCCCTCGCGGATTACTGACATGTCCGGCACAAGATTGTTGCTCACTCCCACGAAATAGCGCGCCAGTTTTCCGCCCTTGTCCCGGTTTCGGACGGCTAAATATTTCTGATTCTTCTTCATTGAGGTCGTCAACACTTCTTCGGGAATCTCAAGAAATTTCTCATCAAATGACCCCGCGAAAGGCACAGGATATTCAACAAGGTACAAATTTTCCTCAAGTATAGCCTCGTCCATCTCTACTTCCAAATTGCCATCCCAATCTTTCTGAAGGGCGGCGATTGAGGCTTTCATTTTCTGGAGGCGTTTTTCCTGGTCAAGTATTACATTGTTGTCATAAAGTACATCAAGAAATTCTGACGCGTCCGAAATATCGATAGCCTTATGACCCATGAATCTGTGTCCCGCTGTCCTGCGTCCCGATTTCACCCCGCCGAACTCGAACGGGATAACCTCAGAATCAGCCATCGCGACAATCCACCGCACCGGCCTGGCGAACCTCACGCCGGATTTGTCCCAGTACATGCTTTTCGGGAACGTTAAGCCGGAAATCAGAGACTTCATTATTTCGGGGAGTACTTCAAGCGCGGGAAGACTCTTCTGCCGAATCTCTGCGGCTATATACTTCACGCCGTTAATTTCCGTGAACTTCAGCTCATCGACTGTAATCCCCTTGCTTTTCGCGAAACCTTCCGCGGCTCTTGTAGGCTGATCGTTGTCATCAAATGCTGATGAGACTGCCGGGCCTTTGAGCAGGTCTACCTGTTCCGTTTGCGTGTCGCTGACTCCCGTAACAATAAGCACAAGCCTTCGCGGTGTGGCGTATGTCTTCACGCCGTCAAAAGTGAGCCTGTTAGCACCGAATAACGACTCGGCGGACTCCTTCAGGAACTTCAGCGAGTCAGGGATAAATCTTGACGGTATTTCTTCTGTGCCGATTTCGAGTAACACATTCTTTATTGCCATGATTAGCCCTCCTTTAGTCCTCAAAGAAATTCCCGGTCTCGTTGGTGAACTTGTCCATTAACGGGAAGCCCATATCACCGCGCTGTTTCCTGTACGCCTCAGCACAGCGGCAGGCCAAAGCCCTAACACGCGAAATATACCCGGTTCGCTCCGTTACGCTGATTGCGTTTCTTGCGTCAAGAAGGTTGAATGTATGCGAGCTTTTCAGGACGTAATCATAGGCAGGCAGGACAAATCCCGCGTCAAGAATCCGCCCGGCTTCTTTCTCGTACATCGCAAAAAGTTTGAACAGCATATCAGTGTCAGCCGTCTCAAAATTATAGTGGGACTGCTCTTCCTCATTCCGCAGATAAACATCGCCGTACGTAACTTTCCCCGCCCATTCGAGATCGTAAACGTTATCCTTTTTCTGCACGTACATGGCTATGCGCTCGATTCCGTAAGTGATTTCCGCAGGGACGCTCTCCATGTCGAGTCCGCCAAGCTGCTGGAAGTACGTGAACTGCGTAATCTCCATGCCGTCAAGCCAGACTTCCCAGCCGAGTCCCCACGCGCCTGTGGAGGGGTTCTCCCAGTCGTCCTCAACAAAGCGTATATCATGTTCATCGGGATTAATGCCCAGACTCGCGAGGCTCTCTATGTAAAGCTCCTGAATGTTAGCGGGCGCGGGCTTGATGATAACCTGATACTGGTAGTAGTGCTGAAGGCGGTTGGGATTCTTGCCGTAACGCCCATCCGACGGCCTTCTTGACGGCTCAACGTAGGCGACCCTCCAAGGCTCCGGCCCTAAAACGCGGAGGGCGGTTGCGGGGTTCATTGTCCCGGCTCCAACCTCAATGTCATACGGCTGCTGAATCACACAGCCTTGGCGCGACCAGAAATTTTCCAGCCTGAAATATACTTCCTGAAAGTTCAAATTTTATGCTCCTTTCTAGTTTGTTGACGCAAATTGTGTATTTCCCGCAAGATAGCGCATTGGGTCAACTTTTGTGCTGTTGATTCTGACCTCGAAATGAAGGTGATTCGCTGTTGACCGTCCTGTGCTGCCTACGTAGCCGATAATCTGACCCTGCATGACTCTCTGTCCCTGAACGACAGCAACGCTAAGGCAGTGCGCGTAGAACGTCTGCAAACCCTCTCCGTGATCCATGAGGACGAAATTTCCGTAGCCCCTGAATCCCATTGTCGAATTGTTGCCGGTGCGCGAAATGACTCCGTTTCGGGCGGCTCTGATGGGAGTCCCTGCGGGCATGGGTATGTCTATTCCCTGATGTCTGTGGCTTCCGCGCCATTTCCCGAAAGGCGATGACACTTTTCCCTCGACAGGCCAAAGCATTTTACCCGCTAAATTTCCCATGTTGAGAATGAACGGATCGCGTCTCTTTGGCGTTAAGTTGTAGTGAGGCAGGTAGCTGGGATTAGTGCCGAATGAGTCGTTAAGGTCAGACAGGCTCGGACGTTTAGGGGCGGCGTTTTTCGGGAGCTGTACTACTTCTACTTTGTCGCCTGAAATAACGAGCCTCATCGGGCCTTGCGAGGGGTCTCCGTTTGGCGAGAATATTATTATGGGATCCATGAGGCCGGGAATTTCTGCCTTTGCTGACTTCCTGCCCCTGCTTGTGAGAATCTTGTCGGGTTTTGCGGTGTTTGCGATGACTTTTGCGGGCGACTCCTGCTTGTGTGATTTGGCTGTCTTCACCTGCTGAACGGGCGCGGGAGTCTCTGCTGTCTTTTCGGGCTTTGCGTCCTCCGTGTCAGTTTTAGCTGTCTGAATCTCCGCAGGCTTTTCGGGTTCAGGGGGTAGATTTCTTTCGTTGGCTTTCACTTCATCGCGGAGCATGGCTATTATGTCGTCATTCGTTTTCCCGTCAGACTCTGCCTCTGCTATTTCCGCCGGGGGTGCTGTGTCCTCTGGCTGTGCCTGCGCCATGTCCGGGGCGGGAGTCTCTGCGGAGTTGCCTGCTTCAGCATCGGGAGAATCGGCTTTCACTTCATCGCGGAGCATGGCTATTATGTCGTCATTCGATTTCTCGTCAGACTTTGCCTCTGCTATTTTTACGGGGAGTGCTGTGTCTTCTGATACTTTCTGCGTCATGGCCGGGGCGGGAGTCTCCGCTGTCTTTTCGGGTTCTGCCGCAACGGTCTGAATCTCGGCGGGCTTTGCTGACTTCAGCGGCTCAGGCTTGGGAGTCAGTGTGTTAAGGTCAGGGATCCCGGCGATTTTCGGCATGGGTACTTCCTTCAGGAGAGAGTCTTTCTTTGCGGCGCGTTTTGCGGCGGCGGCACTCGTTACGGGGACTAGGGCTGTAGGCTGCCACGCTCCTTTGTGCTGCCATATCGCGAGAAGCTCGGCATGATTCGCGGGAAGGTAAAGAGACTGACCCGGCTTTATGTCCGCGCTGTCTATGCTGTTTGCCCATAATACATCGGCGACGGTAACATCATGTGTCATGCAGTACTGTTCAAGCTCGGCCATTCCCGAATCAGCGTCAGAAAATACTAGCTCTTTCCATTTGGCCGCATAAGCACTACCGGAAAACGTCAGCAAAATTAATGCACCCGCCGCAAATTTCTTCATGTTCAACGTCAATCAATCCTCCTATACTCTTTCTGTAACGATTCTGAATCCTGCCCCGCTGAGTTTCTGCTTTATCGTCTCAATCTGTGCGCTGTTGAGAGTCTCAAGCGAAATTTTCAGGAAGCACGAATTTATCGCCATGTTCGTATCGCCGTGATCGTATGAGACCGCCACGACATTTGCCCCGCATGAGGCTACAATTTCGCTAACCTGCTGAAGCTGTCCGGGCTTGTCGACAAGCTCAATCGTCAAATCAATGTTGCGCCCCGTCATAATTAGCCCTCGTGTTATGACTCTCGACAAAATATTAACGTCAATATTTCCGCCTGAGACAATGCAGACAGTTTTCCTGCCCTCAATGGGAAGTTTATGGAACATTGCCGCCGCAACAGGAACAGCCCCGGCCCCCTCGGCGATGAGCTTCTGACGCTCAATCAGTGCCAGTATAGCCGCGGCTATTTCGTCCTCAGAGACGCAGACAATATCATCAACGTAGCGCGAAATGATGTCAAAAGTATTCTCGCCCGGATTCTTGACCGCTATACCGTCCGCAAATGTCGAAACGCTGTCGAGGACTCTGCGTTCTTTCGCCCGGAATGAGTTGTACATGCTCGCGGCTCCTGCTGCCTGAACGCCGTAAATTTTCACGTCAGGTTTCAGGGACTTCACCGCGAACGAGATTCCCGAAATGAGTCCGCCTCCCCCTACAGGCGCGATAATCGCCTCAACATCTTCGAGCTGGTCGAGAATCTCAAGCCCTATGGTAGCCTGCCCCGCTATCACGAAATCGTCATCATACGGGTGAATGAATGTCGCGCCGGTCTCCTCAACGAGCTGAACCGCTCTGTCGTGTGCGTCATCGTAGGCACCTGTAACGAGTTCGACATTTGCGCCGAGCCTGCGCGTACTTTCGACCTTCATGACGGGAGCGGAGTCGGGCATACAGATTGTTGCGGGGATTCCTTTCCGGGAGGCTGACATTGCGACTCCCTGCGCGTGATTTCCGGCGGAACATGCGACAATCCCGCGTGATTTTTCGTCATCACTGAGCTGTGAAATTTTGTAGTATGCTCCCCGGAGCTTGAAGCTGCCTGTTACCTGCAAATTTTCGGTCTTGAGGTAGAGATTATGCTCCTCGCTGAGAAGAGGCGCGGCAATGAGATCTGTTTTGCGGGCACATTCCCGGAGAACATAAGCGGCATGATAAACTTTGTCTAGCGTAAGCATTTATTACCCTCTGCATTCATGATTAATCACACCTCACTGAAAAATGATTCAATAGTATACCGCAATAACGGCTGAATTTTAGCAGTCAGGGAAAATTTTTCCGGGATTAATTTTTGCCTAGCCCGTGTAACCCCCCTGTATCCCCTCGCGAAGTTCACCTCTCTTCCTCTGTCGCTCCCTCTTGTAAAGACAACCCCCCCTTCCGCTTGCGCTCCCTCCCCCCTTGACAGGGGGGACGAGGGACTCGCCCGTGTTCTTGCCTCCCCTGCGCAAGGGGAGGGCAGGGCAGTGAGG
This is a stretch of genomic DNA from Synergistaceae bacterium. It encodes these proteins:
- a CDS encoding glycine--tRNA ligase subunit beta; protein product: MAIKNVLLEIGTEEIPSRFIPDSLKFLKESAESLFGANRLTFDGVKTYATPRRLVLIVTGVSDTQTEQVDLLKGPAVSSAFDDNDQPTRAAEGFAKSKGITVDELKFTEINGVKYIAAEIRQKSLPALEVLPEIMKSLISGLTFPKSMYWDKSGVRFARPVRWIVAMADSEVIPFEFGGVKSGRRTAGHRFMGHKAIDISDASEFLDVLYDNNVILDQEKRLQKMKASIAALQKDWDGNLEVEMDEAILEENLYLVEYPVPFAGSFDEKFLEIPEEVLTTSMKKNQKYLAVRNRDKGGKLARYFVGVSNNLVPDMSVIREGNERVLRARLEDAAFFWDEDRKIPLASYVERLKSVTYQEKLGTVYDKVMLTRKLALWFCRRYGMDGIASLVDRAAYLSKADLVTSMVFEFTDLQGVMGREYAKAAGEDPRVALALYEQYLPLTASGKTPTDDVGAVLGLAERVHVITACHKAGLEATSSQDPYGLRRAARCINETLFARGYNFDMAEAVAESCRINDVDDSVKAKILAFIQQRLGGQLRERGYDAELVNLGMAVAGNVPYQALKLIETLSRVKSEDWFTGLAASALRVKNILAKNAKNIADVKPDESLMTVEAEKNLYAEIMRVADSVRKSVDAYDWEGLAKILAELSPVVGKFFDDVMVMDKDERVRNNRIALLRECNKLFLEAGDLSVLS
- the glyQ gene encoding glycine--tRNA ligase subunit alpha, encoding MNFQEVYFRLENFWSRQGCVIQQPYDIEVGAGTMNPATALRVLGPEPWRVAYVEPSRRPSDGRYGKNPNRLQHYYQYQVIIKPAPANIQELYIESLASLGINPDEHDIRFVEDDWENPSTGAWGLGWEVWLDGMEITQFTYFQQLGGLDMESVPAEITYGIERIAMYVQKKDNVYDLEWAGKVTYGDVYLRNEEEQSHYNFETADTDMLFKLFAMYEKEAGRILDAGFVLPAYDYVLKSSHTFNLLDARNAISVTERTGYISRVRALACRCAEAYRKQRGDMGFPLMDKFTNETGNFFED
- a CDS encoding peptidoglycan DD-metalloendopeptidase family protein; amino-acid sequence: MNMKKFAAGALILLTFSGSAYAAKWKELVFSDADSGMAELEQYCMTHDVTVADVLWANSIDSADIKPGQSLYLPANHAELLAIWQHKGAWQPTALVPVTSAAAAKRAAKKDSLLKEVPMPKIAGIPDLNTLTPKPEPLKSAKPAEIQTVAAEPEKTAETPAPAMTQKVSEDTALPVKIAEAKSDEKSNDDIIAMLRDEVKADSPDAEAGNSAETPAPDMAQAQPEDTAPPAEIAEAESDGKTNDDIIAMLRDEVKANERNLPPEPEKPAEIQTAKTDTEDAKPEKTAETPAPVQQVKTAKSHKQESPAKVIANTAKPDKILTSRGRKSAKAEIPGLMDPIIIFSPNGDPSQGPMRLVISGDKVEVVQLPKNAAPKRPSLSDLNDSFGTNPSYLPHYNLTPKRRDPFILNMGNLAGKMLWPVEGKVSSPFGKWRGSHRHQGIDIPMPAGTPIRAARNGVISRTGNNSTMGFRGYGNFVLMDHGEGLQTFYAHCLSVAVVQGQRVMQGQIIGYVGSTGRSTANHLHFEVRINSTKVDPMRYLAGNTQFASTN
- a CDS encoding threonine ammonia-lyase, producing MLTLDKVYHAAYVLRECARKTDLIAAPLLSEEHNLYLKTENLQVTGSFKLRGAYYKISQLSDDEKSRGIVACSAGNHAQGVAMSASRKGIPATICMPDSAPVMKVESTRRLGANVELVTGAYDDAHDRAVQLVEETGATFIHPYDDDFVIAGQATIGLEILDQLEDVEAIIAPVGGGGLISGISFAVKSLKPDVKIYGVQAAGAASMYNSFRAKERRVLDSVSTFADGIAVKNPGENTFDIISRYVDDIVCVSEDEIAAAILALIERQKLIAEGAGAVPVAAAMFHKLPIEGRKTVCIVSGGNIDVNILSRVITRGLIMTGRNIDLTIELVDKPGQLQQVSEIVASCGANVVAVSYDHGDTNMAINSCFLKISLETLNSAQIETIKQKLSGAGFRIVTERV